In Actinoplanes sp. NBC_00393, a single genomic region encodes these proteins:
- a CDS encoding STAS domain-containing protein has protein sequence MQSDILTVRAQAGPESSVVLAATGEIDRDSRGELRRGADAALAEGCHRLVIDLGAVTFCDSSGLSLFIDLHRETLRRDGWLRLQAVPPHLQEMLRVTRLDEMLDVRD, from the coding sequence ATGCAGTCCGACATTCTGACCGTGCGCGCACAGGCGGGTCCCGAGTCCAGCGTCGTTCTGGCCGCCACCGGCGAGATCGACCGGGACAGCCGGGGCGAACTGCGGCGCGGCGCTGACGCGGCGCTCGCTGAGGGATGTCATCGGCTCGTCATCGACCTGGGCGCCGTCACCTTCTGCGACTCCAGCGGGCTGAGCCTGTTCATCGACCTGCACCGCGAGACCCTCCGCCGGGACGGCTGGCTGCGGCTTCAGGCCGTGCCGCCGCATCTGCAGGAGATGCTGCGGGTGACCCGGCTCGACGAGATGCTCGACGTCCGCGACTGA
- a CDS encoding PP2C family protein-serine/threonine phosphatase — MTVTDELAWLGALQRVLDRSHLWRPDQLAEIVVETLARLDIDATVYLVDHEQRTLRALPVAKQDTPEPEPIDGSVPGRAFALVRSIPAADSPDAARWWVPMVNGTDRMGVLDFRLPAGADPHAPGLQQRCELFAGLVGHLVTTCVPRGDHLHLVRRTQPMSSASELLWQMLQPFTVACDELTVSAILEPSYDVGGDGYDYSFDGPTARLAIFDGVGKGLKAGLGTAVALAAIRAARRAGQDLAGQARAADAALLAEFPDARFVTAFLAELHLQTGELRYLNAGHLPPLLLRSGAAPDELTGGARMPLGLDDPRGELGRRRLQRGDRLLLYTDGITEARDGDGVQFGRDRLVEIVEHHVAAGLPSPETLRRISHAVIEHQHGLPDDDATLVLAEWSPPAVRRTVP; from the coding sequence ATGACCGTTACTGACGAGCTGGCGTGGCTCGGCGCGCTGCAGCGGGTCCTGGATCGGTCACATCTGTGGCGGCCGGACCAGCTCGCCGAAATCGTCGTCGAGACGCTGGCCCGGCTGGACATCGACGCGACGGTGTACCTGGTCGATCACGAGCAGCGGACCCTGCGGGCGCTGCCGGTCGCGAAGCAGGACACCCCGGAGCCGGAGCCGATCGACGGCTCGGTGCCCGGCCGGGCGTTCGCGCTGGTCCGCTCCATCCCGGCCGCGGATTCGCCGGACGCGGCCCGCTGGTGGGTGCCGATGGTCAACGGCACCGACCGGATGGGTGTCCTCGACTTCCGGCTGCCGGCCGGCGCCGACCCGCACGCTCCCGGGCTGCAGCAGCGGTGCGAGCTGTTCGCCGGGCTGGTCGGGCACCTCGTCACCACCTGCGTGCCCCGCGGCGACCACCTGCACCTGGTCCGCCGCACCCAGCCGATGTCCAGCGCCTCCGAACTGCTGTGGCAGATGCTGCAACCGTTCACCGTCGCCTGCGACGAGCTGACCGTCAGCGCGATCCTCGAGCCGTCCTACGACGTCGGCGGCGACGGCTACGACTACTCCTTCGACGGCCCGACGGCACGCCTGGCGATTTTCGACGGCGTCGGCAAGGGGCTGAAGGCCGGCTTGGGCACCGCCGTGGCGCTGGCCGCGATCCGCGCCGCCCGGCGGGCCGGCCAGGATCTGGCGGGCCAGGCCCGGGCCGCCGACGCCGCTCTGCTGGCGGAGTTCCCGGACGCGCGGTTCGTCACCGCCTTCCTGGCCGAGCTGCACCTGCAGACCGGGGAGCTGCGCTACCTCAACGCCGGGCACCTGCCCCCGCTGCTGCTGCGCTCCGGCGCGGCGCCCGACGAGCTCACCGGCGGCGCGCGGATGCCGCTGGGCCTCGACGATCCGCGCGGTGAGCTGGGGCGGCGCCGGTTGCAGCGCGGCGACCGGCTGCTGCTCTACACCGACGGGATCACCGAGGCGCGCGACGGCGACGGTGTCCAGTTCGGGCGGGACCGGCTCGTCGAGATCGTCGAACACCACGTCGCTGCCGGGCTGCCTTCGCCGGAGACCCTGCGGCGGATCTCGCACGCGGTGATCGAGCACCAGCACGGCCTGCCCGACGACGATGCCACCCTGGTGCTGGCCGAATGGTCTCCGCCCGCGGTGCGGCGTACCGTGCCATGA
- a CDS encoding glucuronyl esterase domain-containing protein, with amino-acid sequence MRSIVIAVATGALVAALALQAGPAAAAGVENEGADCAVPTLPDAGALPTLARLPDPFTRINGTRISSVADWRCRREEIKRLAEKFVYGTKPAKPASVSGTVSATNITVNVSDSGRSSSFSARVELPSGSGPFPAVVVLGGFGADTAAIKAAGAAVISYDPYVVGREGTPRANKQGAFYSVYGSSSSTGLLVAWAWGVSRIIDVLEQSGGNILKADATGVTGCSRFGKGAIVTGAFDQRIALTMPIESGSAGVPIFRGIPGEGAQSLSSAYGEQPWLGDAFGSFTGSPTRLPVDTHELVAMVAPRGLFIMDNPHIANLGPRSASVAALAGAEVYKALGAGDNITYWSDVQDGSHCANRAEWREPLQRSIQKHLLRTGSHTGTMRISSRAQGNLAEWRDWQTPVLGTSPSSPPSSPASPSPWDPPPSSPSVSPSVSPSVPAGACSATYRTVNSWGGGFQGEVTVKAGAAAINGWTVSWGLAAGQSINQVWNGTHTTSGSTITVRNAAYNGSLGAGGQTTFGFVAGGSPGAPTLACTSP; translated from the coding sequence GTGAGATCGATCGTCATCGCCGTCGCGACCGGCGCACTCGTGGCCGCCCTCGCGCTCCAGGCCGGCCCAGCCGCCGCGGCCGGCGTGGAGAACGAGGGCGCCGACTGCGCGGTGCCCACCCTGCCCGACGCCGGCGCGCTGCCCACCCTCGCCCGGCTCCCCGACCCGTTCACCCGAATCAACGGCACCCGGATCAGCAGCGTCGCCGACTGGCGCTGCCGGCGCGAGGAGATCAAGCGGCTCGCCGAGAAGTTCGTCTACGGCACCAAACCCGCCAAGCCCGCGAGCGTCTCCGGAACCGTCTCGGCCACCAACATCACCGTCAACGTGTCCGACAGCGGCCGGTCGTCCAGCTTCTCGGCCCGCGTCGAACTGCCCAGCGGCTCCGGCCCGTTCCCGGCGGTGGTCGTGCTGGGCGGGTTCGGCGCGGACACCGCCGCGATCAAGGCCGCCGGGGCCGCGGTGATCAGCTACGACCCGTACGTGGTGGGTCGCGAGGGCACCCCGCGCGCCAACAAGCAGGGGGCGTTCTACAGCGTCTACGGCTCGTCGAGCAGCACCGGGCTGCTGGTGGCCTGGGCGTGGGGGGTGAGCCGGATCATCGACGTCCTCGAGCAGTCCGGCGGCAACATCCTCAAGGCCGACGCCACCGGCGTCACCGGCTGCTCCCGGTTCGGCAAGGGCGCGATCGTCACCGGCGCCTTCGACCAGCGGATCGCGCTCACCATGCCGATCGAGTCGGGCAGCGCCGGCGTACCGATCTTCCGCGGCATCCCCGGCGAGGGCGCGCAGAGCCTGAGCAGCGCGTACGGCGAGCAGCCCTGGCTCGGCGACGCGTTCGGCTCGTTCACCGGCTCGCCCACCCGGCTGCCGGTCGACACCCACGAGCTGGTCGCCATGGTCGCCCCGCGCGGGCTGTTCATCATGGACAACCCGCACATCGCCAACCTCGGGCCGCGCTCGGCGAGCGTGGCCGCGCTGGCCGGGGCCGAGGTCTACAAGGCGCTCGGCGCCGGCGACAACATCACCTACTGGTCGGACGTGCAGGACGGCAGCCACTGCGCCAACCGGGCCGAGTGGCGTGAGCCGCTGCAGCGCAGCATCCAGAAACACCTGCTGCGCACCGGCAGCCACACCGGCACGATGCGGATCTCCAGCCGGGCGCAGGGCAACCTGGCCGAGTGGCGCGACTGGCAGACCCCGGTGCTCGGCACGTCACCGTCGTCCCCGCCGTCGTCACCGGCCAGCCCGTCACCGTGGGACCCGCCGCCGAGCTCACCGTCGGTTTCGCCGTCGGTTTCGCCCAGCGTGCCGGCCGGCGCGTGCAGCGCCACCTACCGCACGGTCAACTCTTGGGGCGGCGGCTTCCAGGGCGAGGTCACCGTCAAGGCCGGCGCCGCCGCCATCAACGGCTGGACGGTGAGCTGGGGCCTGGCCGCCGGCCAGAGCATCAACCAGGTCTGGAACGGCACGCACACCACGAGCGGATCCACCATCACGGTACGCAACGCCGCGTACAACGGGTCGCTCGGCGCGGGCGGCCAGACCACGTTCGGCTTCGTGGCCGGCGGCAGCCCGGGCGCACCCACCCTGGCCTGCACCAGCCCGTAA
- a CDS encoding TetR/AcrR family transcriptional regulator: MKAEVSAMDLMWGRGARRSRGPRPVLTITQIAEAGVEIADAEGLAAVTMQRVAARFGFTAMSLYRYVPGRAELIATMIDTAIGTAPELDVSAGWPPALHEWAHQLRAVFRSHPWLASATTRARPVGPRELSWLERAVAALAGSELTGAQSVDLVVVLTGHVRNLVEAEAGIAADGGAGLGAALAETLGEHAADYPALARAAGQGAFGPGDEDAFEFGLNCILAGAAAR; this comes from the coding sequence ATGAAAGCCGAGGTCAGCGCCATGGATCTGATGTGGGGCAGAGGCGCCCGCCGCAGCCGCGGACCGCGTCCGGTGCTGACCATCACCCAGATCGCCGAGGCCGGCGTCGAGATCGCCGACGCCGAAGGGCTGGCCGCGGTGACGATGCAGCGGGTCGCCGCCCGGTTCGGGTTCACCGCAATGTCGCTGTACCGGTACGTGCCCGGCCGCGCCGAACTGATCGCCACGATGATCGACACCGCGATCGGCACGGCCCCGGAGCTGGACGTCTCAGCCGGCTGGCCGCCGGCGCTGCACGAGTGGGCGCATCAGTTGCGGGCGGTGTTCCGCAGCCACCCCTGGCTGGCCTCGGCGACCACCCGGGCCCGGCCGGTCGGCCCCCGGGAGCTCAGCTGGCTGGAGCGGGCGGTGGCGGCCCTGGCCGGCAGCGAGCTGACCGGGGCGCAGAGCGTGGACCTCGTCGTCGTGCTCACCGGCCACGTGCGCAACCTGGTGGAGGCCGAGGCCGGCATCGCCGCCGACGGGGGAGCCGGTCTCGGCGCCGCGCTGGCGGAGACGCTGGGCGAGCACGCCGCCGACTATCCGGCCCTGGCCCGGGCCGCCGGGCAGGGCGCTTTCGGCCCCGGCGACGAGGACGCCTTCGAGTTCGGCCTGAACTGCATCCTCGCGGGCGCCGCGGCCCGGTAG
- a CDS encoding SDR family oxidoreductase, with amino-acid sequence MSTLQGRTALVTGGSRGIGRGISRRLAAEGALVAVHYGSNDAAAKDTVAAIEAAGGRAFAVRAELGADSGADTVIRAVAAGLQERTGRAHLDILVNNASVADSGGGIATETPDAFDRLFAVNVRAPFFLIQQALPLMGQGGRIVNIGSGVTRIALPGELAYAMTKAAMETLTRNAANELGARGITVNTVAPGPTRTETTAVFYDRPEAQAMIAAGQALERVGTPEDIAAVVAFLAGDDSGWLTANVIDATGGTYLGPKRLG; translated from the coding sequence ATGTCGACACTTCAAGGCAGGACCGCGCTGGTCACCGGTGGTTCGCGGGGCATCGGCCGGGGCATCTCGCGGCGGCTCGCCGCCGAGGGCGCCCTGGTCGCGGTGCACTACGGCAGCAACGACGCCGCCGCCAAGGACACCGTCGCCGCCATCGAAGCGGCCGGCGGCCGGGCCTTCGCGGTGCGGGCCGAGCTAGGCGCCGACAGCGGCGCCGACACCGTGATCCGTGCGGTGGCGGCCGGCCTGCAGGAGCGCACCGGCCGGGCCCACCTGGACATCCTGGTCAACAACGCGTCGGTCGCCGACTCAGGCGGCGGCATCGCGACCGAGACCCCCGACGCGTTCGACCGGCTCTTCGCGGTCAACGTGCGCGCCCCCTTCTTCCTCATCCAGCAGGCGCTGCCGCTGATGGGCCAGGGCGGCCGGATCGTCAACATCGGGTCCGGGGTCACCCGGATCGCGCTGCCCGGCGAGCTGGCGTACGCGATGACCAAGGCCGCCATGGAGACCCTCACCCGCAACGCCGCCAACGAGCTCGGCGCCCGCGGGATCACGGTCAACACGGTCGCGCCCGGCCCGACCCGCACCGAGACGACCGCGGTCTTCTACGACCGGCCGGAAGCACAGGCCATGATCGCGGCCGGCCAGGCGCTGGAGCGGGTGGGCACGCCGGAGGACATCGCAGCCGTCGTCGCGTTCCTGGCCGGGGACGACAGCGGCTGGCTCACCGCTAACGTCATCGACGCCACCGGCGGCACCTACCTGGGGCCCAAGCGCCTCGGCTGA
- a CDS encoding DUF1707 SHOCT-like domain-containing protein, whose amino-acid sequence MTVPVPVPPSDGERERVAELLQQACGEGRINLEEFSVRVGAVWAAEDAQALARVTEGLAPTPVVGSSRTVEQVVTIFSETKRRGRWRLRSDRLGTYTVFGSAKLDLRDLATGEDVIEITGCCVFGELKIIVPEGVEVDVTGPVVLSSQETRLAPVPRLPGTPEIRIRVHTWFSSLEVRSRPPG is encoded by the coding sequence GTGACAGTTCCAGTGCCGGTGCCGCCGTCCGACGGCGAGCGCGAGCGGGTCGCCGAGCTGCTTCAGCAGGCCTGCGGCGAGGGCCGCATCAATCTGGAGGAATTCAGCGTACGGGTGGGTGCGGTCTGGGCCGCCGAGGACGCGCAGGCCCTGGCCCGGGTGACCGAGGGGCTCGCACCGACGCCGGTGGTCGGCTCGTCGCGAACCGTGGAGCAGGTGGTCACGATCTTCAGCGAGACCAAGCGGCGCGGCCGCTGGCGGCTGCGCTCCGACCGGCTCGGCACGTACACGGTGTTCGGCTCGGCCAAGCTGGACCTGCGCGATCTGGCGACCGGCGAGGACGTCATCGAGATCACCGGCTGCTGCGTCTTCGGCGAGTTGAAGATCATCGTGCCGGAGGGTGTCGAGGTCGACGTGACCGGCCCGGTGGTGCTGAGCTCGCAGGAGACCCGGCTCGCGCCGGTGCCCCGGCTGCCCGGCACCCCGGAGATCCGGATCCGGGTGCACACCTGGTTCAGCAGCCTGGAGGTCCGCTCCCGCCCGCCCGGCTGA
- a CDS encoding DEAD/DEAH box helicase yields MTLTDRLPGNAEPDAVFDAFQAWVAEQGLTLYPHQEEALIEIATGANVILNTPTGSGKSLVATGAHFAALADGRTTFYTAPIKALVSEKFFALCAVFGAHNVGMLTGDASVNADAPIICCTAEILANLALREGTDADIGQVVMDEFHFYAEPDRGWAWQVPLIELPQAQFILMSATLGDTTRFVDDLSRRTGRTTAVVSSVERPVPLLFEYAMTPLHETIEELLSTRQAPVYIVHFTQAAALERAQSLMSINMCTREEKDKIAAAIGNFRFTAGFGRTLSRLVRHGIGVHHAGMLPKYRRLVETLAQAGLLKVICGTDTLGVGINVPIRTVLFTGLSKYDGVKTRLLKAREFHQIAGRAGRAGYDTIGTVIVQAPEHVIDNERALKKAGDDPKKRRKVVRKKPPEGTIGWGRPTFDRLVEAEPEPLTSSFQVSHAMLLNVMNRGGDPYPALRHLLTENHEERPSQRRLIRRTVAIARALIAGGVIERTDTGTYRLVEDLQLDFALNQALSPFALASLELLDRESPEYPLDVVSVIESTLEDPRQVVSAQRQKARGEAVNAMKAEGIEYEERMQLLEDVTWPQPLKELLEAAYETYRQGHPWVADYELKPKSVVRDMYERAMTFTEYVSFYGLSRSEGLVLRYLADAYRALRQTVPEDARTEELTDLIEWLGELVRQVDSSLLDEWARLQNPGAEVEEVRLDDKPPAVTRNARAFRVLVRNAMFRRVELAALRRWDLLGEMDAEYGWPADRWQKAIQEYFEEYDSLGTGPAARGPAFLHIEQGPDVWTVRQVFEDPEGDHDWGIDATVDLAASDEAGTAAIAVTAVGPH; encoded by the coding sequence ATGACGCTGACCGATCGCCTTCCCGGTAACGCCGAACCCGACGCTGTCTTCGACGCCTTCCAGGCGTGGGTCGCGGAACAGGGCCTCACCCTGTACCCGCACCAGGAGGAGGCGCTGATCGAGATCGCGACCGGCGCCAACGTCATCCTGAACACCCCGACCGGCTCCGGCAAGAGCCTGGTGGCGACCGGCGCGCACTTCGCCGCGCTGGCCGACGGGCGCACCACCTTCTACACCGCGCCGATCAAGGCGCTGGTCAGCGAGAAGTTCTTCGCCCTCTGCGCGGTCTTCGGCGCGCACAACGTCGGCATGCTCACCGGCGACGCCTCGGTCAACGCCGACGCCCCGATCATCTGCTGCACCGCGGAGATCCTGGCCAACCTGGCGCTGCGCGAGGGCACCGACGCCGACATCGGCCAGGTCGTGATGGACGAGTTCCACTTCTACGCCGAGCCGGACCGCGGCTGGGCGTGGCAGGTGCCGCTGATCGAGCTGCCGCAGGCCCAGTTCATCCTGATGTCGGCGACCCTCGGTGACACCACGCGCTTCGTCGACGACCTGAGCAGGCGGACCGGGCGTACGACCGCGGTGGTCAGCAGCGTGGAGCGGCCGGTGCCGCTGCTGTTCGAGTACGCGATGACGCCGCTGCACGAGACCATCGAGGAGCTGCTCTCCACCCGGCAGGCCCCGGTCTACATCGTGCACTTCACGCAGGCGGCCGCCCTGGAACGCGCGCAGTCGCTGATGAGCATCAACATGTGCACCCGCGAGGAGAAGGACAAGATCGCCGCGGCGATCGGCAACTTCCGGTTCACCGCGGGCTTCGGGCGCACCCTGTCGCGGCTGGTGCGCCACGGCATCGGCGTGCACCACGCCGGCATGCTGCCCAAGTACCGCCGGCTCGTCGAAACCCTGGCCCAGGCCGGCCTGCTGAAGGTCATCTGCGGCACCGACACGCTCGGGGTCGGCATCAACGTGCCGATCCGGACCGTGCTGTTCACCGGCCTGTCGAAGTACGACGGGGTGAAGACCCGGCTGCTCAAGGCCCGCGAGTTCCACCAGATCGCCGGGCGGGCCGGCCGGGCCGGCTACGACACCATCGGCACGGTGATCGTGCAGGCGCCGGAACACGTCATCGACAACGAGCGGGCCTTGAAGAAGGCCGGCGACGACCCGAAGAAGCGGCGCAAGGTGGTCCGCAAGAAGCCGCCGGAGGGCACGATCGGCTGGGGGCGGCCCACCTTCGACCGGCTTGTCGAGGCCGAACCGGAGCCGCTGACCTCGTCGTTCCAGGTGTCGCACGCGATGCTGCTCAATGTCATGAATCGCGGCGGTGACCCGTACCCCGCTCTGCGCCATCTTTTGACCGAGAACCACGAGGAACGGCCGTCGCAGCGCAGGCTCATCCGCCGGACCGTGGCGATCGCCCGGGCGCTGATCGCGGGCGGCGTGATCGAGCGCACCGACACCGGGACATATCGCCTGGTCGAGGACCTGCAGCTGGACTTCGCCCTGAACCAGGCTCTGTCGCCGTTCGCGCTGGCCTCGCTCGAACTGCTCGACAGGGAGTCGCCGGAGTACCCGCTCGACGTCGTCTCGGTGATCGAATCGACGCTTGAAGACCCGCGCCAGGTGGTCTCGGCGCAGCGCCAGAAGGCGCGCGGCGAGGCGGTCAACGCCATGAAGGCCGAGGGCATCGAGTACGAGGAACGCATGCAACTCCTCGAGGACGTGACCTGGCCGCAGCCCCTGAAGGAGCTGCTCGAGGCCGCGTACGAGACCTACCGCCAGGGGCATCCCTGGGTCGCCGACTACGAGCTCAAGCCGAAATCCGTGGTCCGCGACATGTACGAGCGGGCCATGACGTTCACCGAATACGTCTCCTTCTACGGCCTGTCCCGCTCCGAAGGCCTCGTCCTGCGCTATCTGGCCGACGCGTACCGCGCGCTGCGCCAGACCGTCCCCGAGGACGCCCGCACCGAGGAGCTCACCGACCTGATCGAGTGGCTCGGCGAGCTGGTCCGCCAGGTCGACTCCAGCCTGCTCGACGAGTGGGCGCGGCTGCAGAACCCCGGCGCCGAGGTCGAGGAGGTCCGCCTCGACGACAAGCCGCCCGCGGTCACCCGCAACGCCCGCGCCTTCCGGGTGCTGGTCCGCAACGCCATGTTCCGCCGGGTCGAGCTGGCCGCGCTGCGCCGCTGGGACCTGCTCGGCGAGATGGACGCCGAGTACGGCTGGCCCGCCGACCGCTGGCAGAAGGCCATCCAGGAGTACTTCGAGGAGTACGACTCGCTGGGCACCGGCCCGGCCGCGCGCGGTCCGGCGTTCCTGCACATCGAGCAGGGGCCGGACGTGTGGACCGTCCGGCAGGTCTTCGAGGACCCGGAAGGCGACCACGACTGGGGCATCGACGCCACCGTGGACCTCGCCGCGTCCGACGAGGCCGGCACCGCGGCGATCGCCGTCACCGCGGTCGGCCCGCACTGA
- a CDS encoding S1 family peptidase, with protein MNRTVAASAAAAILLPAGLAAVVLAGPAGAQPTGAPPAGDAASAAMLAAMQRDLGLTEQAARERIAGDDAAARTELALRKKLGSAFAGAWLGAGSKLVVAVSEPSKAAEVTAAGATAKLVAHSGSRLDLVKAKLDAAAAKAPAGKVPGWYVDVKTNTVVVQAHGSTTAAKAFIKASGADATVVRVETTAELPRLFYDVRGGDAYYIGGGRCSVGFSVNGGFVTAGHCGNAGAATTGFNRVAQGTFQGSSFPGNDYAWVAVNSNWTPQPWVNNYSGGNVTVAGSTVAAIGAAICRSGSTTGWRCGTVQAYNQTVNYAEGSVSGLTRTNACAEPGDSGGSWLAGQQAQGVTSGGSGNCTSGGTTYFQPVNEILTAYGRTLVTSGGGGPTTPPTTPPTGCSGYEFSASGSLASGGSVYQPNPYYYSSASGTHRACLDGPTGTDYDLYLQRWNGSAWSVVAQGATAAADETASYTGSAGYYRWRVHAYSGSGAYALGYTNP; from the coding sequence ATGAACCGTACCGTCGCCGCCAGCGCCGCAGCAGCAATCCTGCTGCCGGCCGGTCTGGCCGCTGTCGTTCTCGCCGGCCCGGCCGGCGCCCAACCCACCGGGGCGCCGCCGGCCGGAGACGCCGCCTCCGCCGCCATGCTCGCCGCCATGCAACGCGACCTGGGCCTGACCGAACAGGCGGCGCGCGAGCGCATCGCCGGTGACGACGCCGCGGCCCGCACCGAACTCGCCCTGCGCAAGAAGCTCGGTTCCGCCTTCGCCGGCGCGTGGCTCGGCGCCGGCAGCAAACTGGTCGTCGCCGTCTCCGAGCCGTCGAAGGCCGCCGAGGTCACCGCGGCCGGCGCCACCGCGAAACTGGTCGCCCACAGCGGCTCCCGCCTCGACCTGGTCAAGGCCAAGCTGGACGCGGCGGCCGCCAAGGCCCCGGCTGGCAAGGTGCCCGGCTGGTACGTCGACGTCAAGACCAACACCGTCGTCGTGCAGGCGCACGGGAGCACCACGGCGGCGAAGGCGTTCATCAAGGCCAGCGGGGCCGACGCCACCGTGGTCCGGGTGGAGACCACCGCCGAACTGCCCCGGCTGTTCTACGACGTGCGCGGCGGCGACGCCTACTACATCGGCGGCGGGCGCTGCTCGGTCGGCTTCTCGGTCAACGGCGGCTTCGTCACCGCCGGGCACTGCGGCAACGCGGGCGCCGCGACGACCGGCTTCAACCGGGTCGCGCAGGGCACCTTCCAGGGCTCGTCGTTCCCCGGCAACGACTACGCGTGGGTGGCGGTCAACTCCAACTGGACGCCGCAGCCGTGGGTCAACAACTACTCCGGCGGCAACGTGACAGTGGCCGGCTCGACGGTCGCCGCGATCGGCGCGGCCATCTGCCGCTCCGGCTCCACCACCGGCTGGCGGTGCGGCACGGTGCAGGCCTACAACCAGACGGTCAACTACGCCGAAGGCTCGGTTTCCGGGCTGACCCGTACCAACGCGTGCGCCGAGCCGGGTGACTCCGGCGGCTCGTGGCTGGCCGGCCAGCAGGCGCAGGGCGTCACCTCCGGTGGCTCCGGCAACTGCACCTCCGGCGGCACCACATACTTCCAGCCGGTCAACGAGATCCTCACCGCGTACGGCCGCACCCTGGTCACCAGCGGCGGCGGTGGCCCCACCACGCCGCCGACCACCCCGCCGACCGGCTGCTCCGGCTACGAGTTCTCGGCTTCCGGGTCGCTCGCCAGCGGCGGCAGCGTCTACCAGCCGAACCCCTACTACTACTCCTCGGCCTCCGGCACGCACCGCGCCTGCCTGGACGGCCCGACCGGCACCGACTACGACCTTTACCTGCAGAGGTGGAACGGCAGCGCCTGGTCAGTGGTCGCCCAGGGCGCCACCGCGGCCGCGGACGAGACCGCCAGCTACACGGGCTCCGCGGGCTACTACCGCTGGCGCGTCCACGCCTACAGCGGCTCGGGCGCGTACGCCCTCGGCTACACCAACCCGTAG
- a CDS encoding DUF6082 family protein gives MAAVDLPRPSDRISNAIRGLLLAVCAISFTAAMVSVAVTPILLGRLFAADGDYARLSDIGQAYGAASAVVAVMALGVVAVGLMLQYRQFRASRLQSLTEAEDQLIRIAMQDPQYRQCWGARVAPEGVDEGEYYYCSAILNIWKRAWQLRDLSEGQARACLSSFFDSEIGRMFWRDNGDWHRRVKARGRRARIVELINEAYLHAEKCGPPARRYEPRRPEILIADGTKDRTGVP, from the coding sequence ATGGCGGCTGTAGATCTGCCGAGACCGAGCGATCGCATCAGCAATGCGATTCGCGGCCTGTTGCTGGCGGTGTGCGCGATCAGCTTCACGGCCGCCATGGTCAGCGTGGCCGTGACCCCGATTCTTCTCGGCCGCCTGTTCGCCGCGGACGGCGACTACGCCAGACTCAGCGACATCGGGCAGGCTTACGGTGCCGCCTCGGCGGTCGTCGCCGTCATGGCGCTGGGCGTTGTCGCGGTCGGGTTGATGCTGCAGTACCGGCAGTTCCGGGCGAGCCGCCTGCAGTCGCTGACCGAAGCCGAGGATCAATTGATCCGCATCGCCATGCAAGACCCGCAGTATCGCCAGTGCTGGGGCGCGCGCGTTGCCCCGGAGGGCGTCGACGAAGGTGAGTACTACTACTGCAGCGCGATATTGAACATCTGGAAGCGCGCCTGGCAGTTACGCGACCTGTCGGAAGGACAGGCCCGCGCGTGTTTGTCGAGTTTCTTCGACAGCGAGATCGGGCGGATGTTCTGGCGGGACAACGGCGACTGGCACAGAAGGGTGAAGGCCAGGGGCCGACGCGCCCGGATCGTCGAGCTCATCAACGAGGCTTACCTGCACGCCGAGAAATGCGGCCCGCCGGCCCGACGTTATGAACCTCGCCGCCCGGAGATATTGATAGCCGACGGCACCAAGGACCGCACCGGCGTGCCGTGA
- a CDS encoding DUF397 domain-containing protein has protein sequence MPNLLDKAWQRSTKCVGDHHCVEVSDRSGVVGLRNSQRPEVALMLPKAAWHALLDGIVAGEFD, from the coding sequence ATGCCAAATTTGCTGGACAAAGCGTGGCAAAGGAGTACAAAGTGCGTCGGTGATCACCACTGCGTGGAGGTCAGCGATCGGAGTGGCGTGGTCGGACTGCGCAACTCGCAGCGCCCCGAGGTGGCGCTGATGCTGCCCAAAGCGGCCTGGCACGCACTGCTCGACGGAATCGTGGCGGGCGAATTCGATTGA